The genomic interval TGGGATATTGCCCCGGTCTTGATGGGGTCATGCAGATACGGCAGTGCACATATCTCCCTGTAATCGGGATCGGGGGGATCAACCTTAACAATTGCCGCAGTGTTATAGAATCAGGAGCGCACGGCGTTGCGGTCGTGACGGCCATTACCATGTCGGACGATATTCCACACACCTGCCGGTCCTTTCTGGAAATTATGACAGAACAC from Syntrophorhabdaceae bacterium carries:
- a CDS encoding thiamine phosphate synthase, with protein sequence MVGQDVIIGVSVKSVEEALQAEKDGADYIAVSGVFPTSTKEGLGYCPGLDGVMQIRQCTYLPVIGIGGINLNNCRSVIESGAHGVAVVTAITMSDDIPHTCRSFLEIMTEHP